In Bacillus sp. SM2101, a single window of DNA contains:
- a CDS encoding TetR family transcriptional regulator, with product MCPKVSQEHLQKRRAKIIKAAVQVFIKHGYERATMKHVMEEAEVSRGGLYQYFSNKEDLYETILKEALAKGVSKNKELLEGSVDSYWELLLLSMHGKAKEPSDEVDEFVPSNLEFFITGRNDERRRKYGRDRYYNVFEIYDSVIKAGQNSGEFSNKYNSEIIARSIVAFNDGLALHSILPKEDIKKKEQSIMFIEYLKMALGVDKPK from the coding sequence ATGTGTCCGAAAGTAAGCCAGGAGCATCTACAGAAGCGACGAGCTAAAATTATAAAGGCAGCAGTACAAGTGTTTATAAAACATGGGTACGAAAGAGCTACGATGAAGCACGTGATGGAGGAAGCTGAAGTAAGTAGGGGTGGATTGTATCAATATTTCTCAAATAAAGAAGATTTATATGAAACAATTTTAAAGGAAGCCTTAGCAAAAGGAGTTTCAAAAAACAAAGAACTGTTGGAAGGTAGCGTAGATTCATACTGGGAGTTACTATTACTGAGCATGCATGGTAAAGCAAAAGAGCCTAGTGATGAAGTGGATGAGTTTGTTCCAAGTAATTTAGAGTTTTTTATCACAGGTAGAAATGATGAGCGCCGAAGAAAATATGGCAGAGATCGGTATTATAATGTTTTTGAAATATATGACTCTGTCATTAAAGCGGGACAAAATAGTGGAGAATTTAGTAATAAGTATAATAGTGAAATTATCGCAAGATCGATTGTCGCTTTTAATGATGGCTTAGCACTCCATTCGATTTTACCTAAGGAAGATATTAAGAAGAAGGAACAGTCTATTATGTTTATTGAATATTTAAAAATGGCGTTGGGAGTAGATAAGCCTAAGTAA
- a CDS encoding histidine phosphatase family protein, whose translation MITIGLIRHGVTEWNDLNKAQGVSDIPLNEEGRKQALAVANRLFKEENWDVLITSDLQRAIETGQIIGEKLKLPIAFVDERIREINCGEIEGTTEEERVERWGSKWFEMDLGMETFDDVAKRGAEFIEEIVHKYQHKRVLLISHGALIGLTLKHLLPDKFQKVYLHNTSVTILNNIEGKWACNLYNCTKHLR comes from the coding sequence ATGATAACAATAGGGCTTATAAGGCATGGAGTTACTGAATGGAATGATTTAAACAAAGCTCAAGGTGTATCAGATATCCCTTTAAATGAAGAAGGCAGGAAACAAGCTTTAGCTGTCGCGAATCGCTTATTTAAGGAAGAGAATTGGGACGTACTTATTACAAGTGACCTACAAAGAGCAATAGAAACGGGACAAATTATTGGTGAGAAATTAAAATTACCTATTGCTTTTGTCGATGAAAGAATACGTGAAATTAACTGTGGCGAAATTGAAGGTACGACTGAAGAGGAAAGAGTAGAAAGATGGGGTAGCAAATGGTTTGAGATGGACCTTGGCATGGAAACATTTGACGATGTTGCAAAGAGAGGTGCCGAGTTTATAGAAGAAATAGTACATAAGTATCAACATAAAAGAGTGCTATTAATAAGCCATGGCGCTTTAATCGGTCTCACTTTGAAGCACTTACTTCCTGATAAATTTCAGAAAGTATATTTACATAATACGTCAGTTACCATATTAAATAATATAGAAGGTAAGTGGGCTTGTAACCTTTATAATTGTACGAAACACCTGAGGTAG